One Rosa chinensis cultivar Old Blush chromosome 3, RchiOBHm-V2, whole genome shotgun sequence DNA window includes the following coding sequences:
- the LOC112193235 gene encoding uncharacterized protein LOC112193235, with translation MDDYCKRSGQIPAFGDWDYANELPITQYFECARQAGLIRFSSSSGESDAQAAYLHADLYAVDVKKMKKKPSRIVAPHTRKTIARGREKRSTHNPHVKEQKKQQQQAKVYDDVTEPPRKLHYQQYHTRSKDTVVRPSRPPKPVDEDLYKIPPELLRTTKRKKMLGLFSCLVPACAS, from the exons ATGGAT GACTATTGTAAACGGAGCGGCCAAATTCCGGCGTTTGGGGACTGGGATTATGCCAATGAGCTGCCCATCACTCAGTATTTCGAGTGTGCGAGGCAAGCCGGTTTGATCAGGTTCAGCTCTTCTTCCGGTGAGAGTGATGCACAAGCAGCCTATCTGCATGCTGACTTGTATGCTGTTGATgttaagaagatgaagaagaagcctTCTCGAATTGTTGCTCCCCATACTCGAAAG ACAATTGCAAGAGGGAGAGAAAAGAGATCCACTCATAATCCGCATGTCAAGGAGCAaaagaagcagcagcagcaagcTAAGGTCTATGACGACGTGACTGAACCGCCAAGAAAGTTACACTACCAGCAGTATCACACTCGAAGCAAAGACACCGTTGTGCGACCGAGTAGGCCTCCTAAGCCTGTTGACGAAGACCTCTACAAGATACCCCCTGAGCTACTTCGCACTACCAAGCGG AAGAAAATGCTGGGATTATTCTCTTGCTTGGTGCCTGCTTGTGCTTCATGA
- the LOC112192097 gene encoding uncharacterized protein LOC112192097 produces MLFHLLVGRKIDLLLRNVPLLVEVDIVKRERHYDFMGLALNPLSICFPQIKILKLDMCGLMVNNENYAFPILENLEHLELFVHPDYDLGLRHLTSFMEASPYMQRPVLKLGFSPPYCIYGGRAEKAVECPHRYLKVVEIVGYRCHEHTLRHVKYMINNVVALEKIIVDPVKRWLYGPKMDRETRVIVDEAKARALTHLEEEIPSIIEFVCP; encoded by the exons ATGTTGTTTCATTTGCTTGTAGGTCGTAAGATTGACCTGCTTCTTCGTAATGTGCCATTGCTTGTTGAGGTTGATATTGTTAAACGGGAGCGTCATTATGATTTCATGGGGCTTGCCTTGAACCCACTTTCTATCTGTTTTCCCCAGATAAAGATTCTGAAACTGGATATGTGTGGACTGATg GTCAACAATGAGAACTATGCATTTCCAATCCTAGAAAATCTGGAGCATTTGGAGTTGTTTGTTCATCCAGATTATGATTTGGGTCTTCGACATTTAACTTCTTTCATGGAGGCTTCTCCATATATGCAGAGACCTGTGTTGAAG TTGGGCTTCTCACCTCCTTACTGCATATATGGAGGAAGGGCGGAGAAAGCTGTCGAATGTCCCCATCGTTACCTCAAGGTGGTAGAAATAGTTGGTTATCGCTGCCATGAACATACTCTTCGACATGTTAAGTACATGATAAACAATGTCGTTGCACTGGAGAAAATTATTGTGGATCCTGTCAAGCGTTGGCTTTATGGCCCTAAAATGGATAGGGAAACTAGGGTAATAGTTGATGAAGCGAAAGCAAGAGCTCTGACACACCTTGAGGAAGAAATTCCTTCTATTATAGAATTTGTATGCCCGTAG
- the LOC112193102 gene encoding LOW QUALITY PROTEIN: U11/U12 small nuclear ribonucleoprotein 48 kDa protein (The sequence of the model RefSeq protein was modified relative to this genomic sequence to represent the inferred CDS: inserted 1 base in 1 codon) produces the protein MNRTPAQFSHTPFTFPPSIRNSNPNPNVFHSQPQNAQPEINTPHLPPDLSTTISSLSSLIRESSRTLDSLSTLLPVPSQKDFRDNDCLVPCPVNPHHRVHPHSLFSHSLRCPRSLHHLLPPLHYPKTLKSPDQSQTGKSFIQTQYGSDAADMCLSLEQYYTEFGCNFFYRDCPGVVNSSALDGFNKTFTLPSVLSAECANFSGSEESEMMDCDKGCSRFLPSESWAIKXEVQGWNDYPSMYSNCVLRAILGLGVVRECDLAIWVIANSPKYGIVIDVPMKDHIVLLITLCLRAIVREALSKVKYRDSESGPFECPTLVEALVWLGSQLSKPYGELNGKLFAINSLKHCILDAALGSLVFPLEQKVTESPTLEEGSLNSEVDGSCVKDDEVTKSLSTDGAYSMMKGNIINKVVFVSQVAAAIAALHERFLLEEKIKGERVSQTLTRHQRVLEHEYVSQRADEERKNRSQYRPIIDHDGLPRQQSSNQETNKTKTREELLAEERDYKRRRMSYRGKKVKRTTLQVTRDIIEEYMEEIKQAGGIGCFERATEGQGSIPFKLPAATDFTTADDNPTKRNNESEGGSPSRDRKQSHSRYAIHSTTSRHASTKDQEKPKQSHHREYLEDSRSLSRNRRDTEYSRSPESSRSRGWSHGQSEQDHRQGTNTKHHESNWSSKYHDSRSSSLSNSHQKSKIKRDEKTYENHRSNSRKINTFDDRYDSNTFDDRYDPLESHDRYVEDVSSSKKYGRAGRYSVNEQSPECS, from the exons atGAACCGCACCCCGGCTCAGTTTTCCCACACACCATTCACTTTCCCTCCCTCAATTCGTAACTCTAATCCTAACCCCAATGTGTTCCACTCCCAGCCGCAGAATGCACAACCCGAAATCAACACTCCCCATTTGCCTCCTGACCTTTCTACTACAATCTCATCTTTAAGTAGCCTCATTCGTGAATCTTCCCGGACCCTTGACTCACTTTCCACTCTCCTCCCTGTCCCGAGCCAAAAGGATTTTAGGGACAATGATTGCCTCGTTCCTTGCCCTGTTAACCCCCACCACCGTGTGCACCCCCACTCCCTTTTCTCCCACTCCCTGCGCTGCCCCCGCTCTCTCCACCACCTTCTCCCACCGCTCCATTACCCCAAAACCCTCAAATCCCCTGACCAGTCACAAACTGGTAAAAGTTTTATTCAAACGCAATACGGCTCCGACGCTGCTGATATGTGCTTGTCCTTGGAGCAGTACTACACAGAATTTGGCTGCAATTTTTTCTACCGTGATTGCCCTGGTGTTGTTAACTCTTCCGCACTGGATGGTTTCAACAAAACATTCACACTTCCCTCAGTTTTGTCAGCTGAGTGTGCAAATTTTTCCGGTAGCGAAGAGAGTGAGATGATGGATTGTGACAAGGGATGTAGTAGATTTCTCCCATCAGAGTCTTGGGCTATAA GAGAAGTTCAGGGATGGAATGATTATCCTTCTATGTACTCAAACTGTGTGCTACGTGCCATTTTGGGGTTAGGTGTGGTTAGAGAGTGTGATTTGGCAATATGGGTAATAGCAAATTCGCCCAAGTATGGGATTGTGATTGACGTGCCCATGAAAGATCATATAGTTTTGCTCATTACCCTGTGCTTAAGAGCAATTGTAAGGGAAGCTTTAAGTAAGGTAAAGTATAGAGATTCAGAGAGTGGGCCTTTTGAGTGTCCCACTTTGGTTGAGGCATTAGTGTGGTTGGGATCTCAGCTTTCCAAACCCTATGGTGAATTGAATGGAAAATTATTTGCCATAAACAGTCTCAAGCATTGCATACTAGATGCTGCCTTGGGCTCATTAGTTTTCCCATTGGAGCAAAAGGTGACAGAGTCTCCTACTTTAGAAGAAGGTTCATTGAATTCGGAGGTTGATGGCAGTTGTGTTAAGGATGATGAAGTTACGAAATCACTAAGCACTGATGGTGCATATAGTATGATGAAGGGAAACATTATCAATAAGGTGGTATTTGTGTCCCAGGTTGCAGCAGCCATTGCAGCATTGCATGAACGTTTCTTGctagaagaaaaaattaaggGAGAACGAGTTTCACAAACCCTCACTAGACATCAACG AGTGCTTGAGCATGAGTATGTCTCACAAAGAGCTGATGAGGAGCGGAAAAACCGAAGTCAGTATAGACCTATTATTGACCATGATGGGCTGCCTCGGCAACAATCAAGTAACCAG GAAACAAACAAGACCAAGACAAGAGAAGAGTTATTGGCAGAAGAAAGGGACTACAAACGACGAAGAATGTCATATCGTGGCAAAAAAGTGAAGCGTACAACTTTGCAG GTTACCAGGGATATTATAGAGGAATACATGGAGGAAATCAAGCAAGCTGGAGGGATTGGATGCTTTGAGCGAGCAACTGAAGGGCAAGGGAGCATTCCATTCAAACTACCTGCTGCTACTGACTTCACCACTGCTGATGACAAtccaacaaaaagaaataatgaGTCAGAGGGAGGTAGCCCAAGTCGTGACAGAAAACAATCACATTCACGCTATGCTATCCATTCTACAACTTCCAGGCATGCTTCAACTAAAGATCAAGAGAAACCAAAACAGAGTCATCACCGAGAATATCTAGAAGATTCGAGAAGTCTCAGTAGAAACAGGCGTGACACAGAGTATTCCAGAAGCCCAGAAAGCTCCCGAAGTCGTGGATGGTCACATGGGCAGAGTGAACAAGACCATCGGCAGGGGACCAATACCAAGCATCATGAAAGCAATTGGTCATCTAAGTATCATGATAGTAGATCATCTTCTCTGTCAAACTCGCaccaaaagtcaaaaattaaaagggATGAGAAAACATATGAGAATCATCGTTCAAACTCTCGGAAGATAAATACTTTTGACGATAGATATGATTCCAATACTTTTGACGATAGATATGATCCCTTGGAATCTCATGACAGATATGTAGAAGATGTCTCTTCTAGCAAAAAGTATGGTAGAGCAGGCAGATATTCAGTAAATGAGCAAAGTCCGGAGTGCAGTTAG
- the LOC112193818 gene encoding U-box domain-containing protein 9, whose translation MARTGVLAETDKEAAMEIKKQLGKLVKEIVEEEDYRVETADEAIRALSCLKNLQRSTKSLSFKLGVLDVPQEFRCPISGELMTDPVVLATGQTYDRPFIQRLLNEGSRTCPQTKQVLAHTILTPNNLVQEMISQWCKEHGIESPKPVQDTGEEVVTKADRNYLNALLNKTSSSSLADQKEAAKELRLLTKRSSSFRALFGESAEIIPQLLSPLSQGQVATHPDLQEDVITTLLNLSIHDNNKRLVAENPLVIPLLIDSLISGTIQTKSNAAATFFTLSAIDSSKIVIGTSGALKPLIDLLHEGHPLAMKDVATAIFRLCTDLENRGRAVNAGVVWVILNKIMDGVLVAELLAILAIISTNQKAIQEMCELGAVSCLIRIIRESDCERDKENCIVILYNICFSGRSKLKEIKDEEMVNGTFSRLAQSGTSRAKRKAIGILERLNKTGSVTHTA comes from the exons ATGGCCAGGACAGGTGTCTTGGCAGAGACTGATAAAGAAGCAGCCATGGAGATAAAGAAGCAGTTGGGGAAACTGGTCAAGGAgattgttgaagaagaagactacAGGGTAGAGACTGCTGATGAGGCTATAAGGGCCTTGTCTTGTTTAAAGAACTTGCAGAGGTCTACAAAGTCTCTCTCTTTTAAACTTGGTGTTCTTGATGTTCCTCAAGAGTTTAGGTGTCCTATTTCTGGAGAGCTCATGACTGATCCTGTTGTCTTGGCCACTGGACAG ACTTATGATAGGCCATTCATCCAGAGGTTGTTGAATGAAGGCAGCCGGACATGCCCTCAGACCAAGCAAGTCCTTGCTCACACTATCCTGACCCCAAATAACTTGGTCCAAGAAATGATTTCACAATGGTGCAAGGAGCATGGTATTGAGTCTCCGAAACCTGTTCAGGATACTGGTGAGGAAGTTGTCACCAAGGCAGACCGAAACTATCTGAATGCACTGCTCAACAAGACTTCATCATCATCCCTGGCTGATCAGAAAGAAGCAGCAAAGGAACTTCGGCTGCTAACAAAGAGGAGTTCATCATTTCGGGCATTGTTTGGCGAGTCTGCTGAGATCATTCCACAACTGCTGAGTCCACTTTCACAAGGCCAGGTTGCCACTCATCCTGACCTTCAAGAAGACGTGATCACGACTCTACTAAACCTTTCGATTCATGACAACAATAAGAGATTAGTTGCTGAAAACCCCTTGGTGATCCCTCTCCTTATTGATTCCTTAATATCTGGAACAATTCAAACAAAAAGCAATGCTGCTGCAACTTTCTTCACACTATCAGCCATCGATTCCAGCAAGATTGTTATTGGAACATCTGGTGCTCTCAAACCTTTGATTGACCTGTTGCATGAGGGGCATCCATTAGCCATGAAGGATGTTGCTACGGCCATATTCCGCCTATGTACAGACCTTGAAAATAGAGGAAGAGCCGTCAATGCTGGAGTGGTGTGGGTGATTCTGAATAAGATAATGGATGGTGTATTGGTCGCTGAGTTGCTGGCTATACTCGCAATAATTTCAACCAATCAGAAGGCTATTCAGGAAATGTGTGAGCTTGGCGCTGTGTCTTGCTTGATTAGGATCATAAGGGAGAGTGATTGTGAGCGTGACAAGGAGAACTGCATCGTAATCCTTTACAATATCTGCTTTAGTGGTCGCTCCAAATTGAAGGAGATTAAGGACGAGGAAATGGTAAATGGTACATTTTCTAGGCTTGCACAGAGTGGAACTTCAAGAGCTAAGAGGAAAGCCATTGGAATTCTTGAGAGGTTGAATAAAACTGGTTCAGTAACACACACTGCTTGA